One genomic segment of Acidobacteriota bacterium includes these proteins:
- a CDS encoding CRTAC1 family protein, with amino-acid sequence MPRRLMTAVLFPLLAVEAWALGEAPDSGSSITFRDVTAQAGIRFLHQNSPTPKRYAVATVGSGCGFIDFDRDGYQDILLINGGWTPGTDKNLSFDHSLYRNRGDGTFRKVTAQAGIESNRYYGMGVAVGDYDNDGFDDLFITNFAGPDLLYRNNGNGTFRNRSLAAGVGGDGRWSSSAAFFDYDNDGFLDLYVVGYTDHSLDKNNPICKHGPMVATCGPEAFNGVPDVLYRNQGDGTFAEVGHKARVAQFAGKGLGVAPLDFDRDGLVDIYVANDGVDNFLFRNQGDGSFSEVGLLTGTALDENGEPQAGMGVVAGDYDGDGLLDLAVTNLDLEYLALYKNMGDGFFEDMSSRAGVLAPSRPFVGFGLGLIDVDNDSDPDLVVANGHIMDNAAQLRAGASYRQPKLLLENAGGLFEDVTSERGEVLTVPQVSRGLAWADYDNDGDLDVLVSNCGGSPVLLRNEGGNENTWLQLRLVGNKSNRNGFGALVEIKSGEKRRVSQVTSAGSYLSASDYRVHFGLGEYQGKVEITVHWPSGIRDHLRELQPRQIVVVEEGSTNQPATAAAAGVPVRGKNESPDSRDEIGVGSETHSPN; translated from the coding sequence ATGCCGCGTCGACTCATGACCGCAGTGCTTTTCCCGCTGCTGGCCGTCGAAGCCTGGGCCCTGGGTGAAGCTCCCGACTCCGGCTCCTCAATAACCTTTCGGGATGTGACCGCACAAGCCGGTATCCGTTTCCTGCACCAAAATTCGCCGACTCCCAAGAGATACGCCGTAGCAACGGTGGGATCAGGATGCGGTTTTATCGATTTTGACAGAGACGGCTACCAGGACATTCTGCTCATCAACGGCGGTTGGACTCCGGGTACCGACAAGAACCTCTCCTTCGATCACTCCCTTTATCGAAACCGGGGTGACGGCACCTTCCGGAAGGTGACCGCCCAGGCCGGAATTGAATCCAACCGGTACTACGGAATGGGCGTCGCCGTCGGCGATTACGACAACGACGGATTCGACGATCTCTTCATCACCAATTTTGCCGGTCCCGATCTTCTTTATCGCAATAATGGAAACGGAACCTTTCGCAACCGGTCGCTGGCGGCGGGTGTGGGAGGCGACGGACGATGGAGCTCCAGTGCCGCCTTCTTCGATTATGACAATGACGGTTTCCTGGATCTCTATGTCGTTGGTTACACAGATCATTCACTCGATAAAAACAATCCGATCTGCAAACACGGACCCATGGTGGCCACCTGTGGTCCCGAGGCCTTCAACGGCGTCCCTGACGTCCTCTATCGAAACCAGGGCGACGGCACCTTTGCCGAGGTGGGTCACAAGGCTCGCGTGGCTCAGTTTGCGGGGAAGGGTCTGGGGGTGGCGCCACTGGATTTTGACCGGGACGGCCTGGTCGACATTTACGTGGCCAACGACGGAGTCGACAATTTCCTCTTCAGGAACCAGGGAGATGGATCCTTTTCCGAGGTGGGGCTGTTGACCGGAACCGCTCTGGACGAGAACGGAGAGCCGCAGGCAGGCATGGGAGTCGTCGCCGGAGACTACGACGGGGACGGGCTTCTCGATCTGGCGGTGACCAATCTGGACCTGGAATACCTGGCCCTCTACAAGAACATGGGTGACGGCTTTTTTGAAGACATGAGCTCCCGTGCCGGCGTTCTGGCTCCCAGCCGGCCCTTTGTGGGTTTTGGGCTGGGTTTGATCGACGTGGACAACGATTCGGATCCGGACCTGGTTGTCGCCAATGGCCACATTATGGACAACGCGGCCCAACTGAGAGCAGGGGCCTCTTACCGGCAACCCAAACTTCTGCTGGAGAACGCCGGCGGCCTGTTCGAGGACGTCACCTCTGAGCGTGGCGAAGTATTGACGGTACCCCAGGTCAGCCGGGGTCTGGCCTGGGCGGATTACGACAATGACGGCGATCTGGATGTGCTGGTCAGCAATTGCGGCGGAAGCCCGGTGCTGTTGCGCAACGAGGGAGGCAACGAAAATACCTGGCTGCAATTGAGACTGGTCGGCAATAAATCCAACCGAAACGGCTTCGGGGCTCTGGTAGAGATCAAATCTGGCGAGAAACGCCGGGTCTCCCAGGTCACCTCAGCCGGCAGCTATCTTTCGGCCAGCGACTATCGAGTTCACTTCGGCCTGGGAGAATATCAGGGCAAGGTCGAGATCACGGTTCACTGGCCAAGTGGAATCCGAGATCATCTGCGAGAGCTTCAACCCCGGCAGATCGTCGTGGTGGAGGAAGGAAGCACCAACCAGCCGGCGACAGCAGCCGCGGCAGGAGTTCCGGTCAGGGGCAAAAATGAGTCACCAGACTCAAGGGATGAGATCGGCGTTGGCTCCGAAACTCATTCCCCGAACTGA
- a CDS encoding transposase, with protein sequence MKARATIQCRAKLSKGGLRRLDWVRSVLNRLYNAALEERKTAWESEQRGVTLYDQMKGLTSQRKDDPEGLGSVAVKAERGMLIRLDRAFKAFFRRCKAGEKPGYPRFRPIARMETIDVVDPKATMVKKRARGYAIRPKGFPTIRIFPSRPLPHGCPLKALRIVRKPNRVYVDLTYEVEKQPLPKCGSSVGIDLGVRKRAVLSSGERIERNRRDWGEIRKQQRKVSRCQRGSNRRRKRVRRLATIRFREGVRSRNACHRATTRIVREHGLIAVEKLNVQGMTKKGPNKRGLNREILTQSWGLLRNQLQYKAEWAGREFVEVNAEYTSQDCHRCGARNQPGRSEMYRCVSCGLKMDRDHNAAINILRAGVSALGAGTWADGPSVAPELCIGRAGG encoded by the coding sequence ATGAAAGCTCGCGCCACTATCCAGTGCAGAGCCAAGCTGTCCAAGGGCGGACTCCGACGGTTGGACTGGGTGAGGTCGGTCCTGAATCGGCTGTACAATGCTGCATTGGAGGAACGCAAGACGGCCTGGGAATCCGAGCAACGCGGCGTGACCCTGTACGATCAGATGAAGGGGTTGACCTCCCAGAGGAAGGACGATCCGGAGGGGCTCGGGTCCGTGGCGGTCAAAGCGGAGCGTGGAATGTTGATACGATTGGACCGGGCCTTCAAGGCGTTCTTCCGTCGCTGCAAGGCGGGGGAGAAGCCAGGGTATCCTCGGTTCCGGCCCATTGCGAGGATGGAGACCATCGACGTCGTCGACCCGAAGGCGACGATGGTGAAGAAGCGGGCTCGAGGCTACGCCATCCGGCCCAAGGGCTTCCCGACGATCCGGATCTTTCCGTCCCGTCCGTTGCCGCACGGATGCCCGTTGAAGGCGTTGCGGATCGTCCGCAAGCCGAACCGGGTGTATGTGGACCTGACCTACGAGGTGGAGAAACAGCCGCTACCGAAATGCGGGTCTTCGGTGGGGATCGACCTGGGAGTCCGCAAGCGGGCGGTGCTGTCCTCGGGTGAGAGGATCGAACGGAATCGACGGGACTGGGGAGAGATCCGAAAGCAGCAGCGAAAGGTTTCCCGGTGCCAGCGCGGGTCGAACCGGCGCCGGAAGCGAGTTCGACGGTTGGCGACGATTCGGTTCCGGGAGGGCGTCCGTAGCCGGAACGCATGCCATCGGGCCACGACCCGGATCGTCCGTGAGCATGGACTGATCGCAGTGGAGAAGCTGAACGTCCAGGGGATGACCAAGAAGGGCCCGAACAAGAGGGGTCTGAATCGGGAGATCCTCACCCAATCCTGGGGGCTTCTCCGTAATCAACTCCAGTACAAGGCAGAGTGGGCCGGTCGGGAGTTCGTGGAAGTCAACGCTGAATACACGTCGCAGGACTGCCACCGGTGTGGTGCCAGGAACCAACCTGGGAGGAGCGAGATGTATCGCTGCGTCTCCTGCGGACTCAAAATGGATCGCGACCACAACGCCGCGATCAACATTCTCAGGGCTGGGGTTTCCGCCCTGGGCGCCGGAACGTGGGCCGATGGGCCGAGCGTGGCGCCGGAACTGTGTATTGGAAGGGCCGGTGGCTAG
- a CDS encoding TonB-dependent receptor produces the protein MWAVNYRTVIAICLICLTGAGSALLAQGHRAIISGLVVDASGASVPGAEVRVINQSTNIGHNTITSDSGYYEAPGLLPGQYRIEAALAGFKTAVVEDIPVASNERVRIDLSLEVGEVEDSVTVTSDRALLQSADADLGVAFGQKPLTSLPIGQGNPTYLFLLSPSADSAAGYGNFSMNQEPYQRAGSGLVRFNGMPTGTAEFTMDGTPNTQRNNAVDGGAVSFNATTELVKEVRIQTTTFDASVGHTGSTTIDVIMKTGTNDYHGEAFYFGRHDMFNANSWVRNRAGQERSSFPYKRYGFTGGGPVIKNKTFFFLGWTHWEQVRFGDSQATVPRAAHKSGDFSDLLALDPEYQLYDPMTGVLNAEGRVERQPFPNNVIPSSRIHPIAAPLLEFFLAPNNSSGASPDGFRNYLYDKGYTPLPRTDRHTVLRIDHDLNESHTLFGRYLNSDGPSSGWTMFDNHPGGPGCDCVDVHGTRHQIWNFSIGDVWTIDPTFVADFRATNNRHTSRSRNNAGGLTWADLPTNMAEFVDVEFTGFPYVSITGYPKLSNIPGGHNGFTNFDPGLQVDEIRSASAHFTKISGNHSFRFGADWRGYVYNSVRSDQARTFFTGQFTSGPFDNSPPPPRGHGLADFLLGLHSSTNRNVRADYANYSTYTGIYLQDDWKVTPRLTLNLGLRWEREGPPTEMHDQALARWAADVENPISAAVQANYAKNPIQEIPVDQFRLMGGVIFAGVDGEPRTVYDSDNNNFSPRTGAAYRLNDHTVLKGGYSRTFIPLNQRHFAARFPIAGFDTSTFAFSSTDAGLTFTGTLDDLFPNGLNQPRGSSDGLKTNLGQLIWMNHGLDRSTTNPYAHQFQLGIQRRLSPNATLEVRYVGNRTRDFGIANNDHNRLPGQYLTRSIERDQTHIDYMTERVPNPFQGVEGVGGSLGVSSTIQRQSLLRPYPHITGLRSWADKVGSTDYNAMQVEFRAQDLGGWDIQSSYTWGKTMEELQYLNGFGIDPGPERAIGINDRPHVLRFAGTFTFPFGKGQRFGPNSGVAGYLISGWSATFIGFAQSGIPMNWGNIIFRGNIKNIPVSQHQATRMFNQNAGFETSAAKQPAYNLRSFPFRLSGVRDQGPTDVGLTLIKNTYIGERFHAQFRLEAYNLLNSHYFWGAHRNAVNTNPRSSGFGTQGFSSGPRIVQFGVKFIF, from the coding sequence ATGTGGGCCGTAAATTACAGGACCGTGATCGCAATCTGTTTGATTTGCCTGACGGGCGCCGGCTCGGCGTTGTTGGCTCAGGGACATCGGGCCATCATCTCGGGCCTGGTCGTCGACGCGAGCGGCGCCAGTGTCCCGGGAGCCGAGGTGAGGGTCATCAATCAATCCACCAACATTGGCCACAATACGATTACCAGCGACAGCGGCTACTACGAGGCTCCGGGACTGCTCCCCGGCCAGTACCGGATTGAGGCCGCACTGGCGGGCTTCAAGACCGCTGTCGTCGAGGACATTCCCGTCGCCAGCAACGAGCGGGTGCGGATCGACCTCAGTCTCGAAGTCGGGGAGGTCGAAGACAGCGTGACGGTGACCTCCGATCGCGCGCTGCTCCAGTCGGCGGATGCCGATCTGGGCGTCGCCTTCGGGCAGAAGCCGCTGACTTCGCTGCCCATCGGCCAGGGAAATCCCACTTATCTGTTCCTGCTTTCACCCTCGGCCGACTCCGCCGCGGGGTATGGCAACTTCAGCATGAACCAGGAGCCCTATCAGCGGGCCGGGTCCGGTCTGGTCCGGTTCAACGGAATGCCCACGGGAACTGCCGAGTTCACGATGGACGGAACTCCCAATACGCAGCGGAACAACGCGGTCGACGGGGGCGCCGTTTCCTTCAATGCGACCACGGAACTGGTGAAGGAAGTGCGCATCCAGACCACGACCTTCGATGCCAGTGTGGGGCATACCGGCAGCACGACCATTGACGTCATCATGAAGACGGGCACCAATGACTATCACGGCGAGGCCTTTTACTTCGGGCGCCATGACATGTTCAACGCCAACAGTTGGGTCCGCAACCGGGCGGGACAGGAGCGAAGCAGTTTCCCCTACAAGCGCTACGGTTTTACCGGAGGAGGTCCGGTGATCAAGAACAAGACCTTCTTCTTTCTGGGCTGGACCCATTGGGAACAGGTCAGGTTCGGCGACTCTCAGGCAACCGTACCCAGAGCGGCGCACAAGTCCGGCGACTTTTCGGACCTGCTGGCACTGGATCCGGAGTATCAGCTCTACGATCCAATGACCGGGGTTCTGAACGCGGAGGGGCGAGTGGAGCGCCAACCCTTCCCCAACAATGTCATTCCATCCAGCCGCATCCACCCGATTGCGGCGCCCCTCCTCGAGTTCTTCCTCGCCCCCAACAATTCGAGTGGGGCGAGTCCGGACGGCTTTCGCAACTATCTTTACGACAAAGGCTATACCCCGCTGCCCCGAACGGACCGGCACACGGTGCTTCGAATCGACCATGACTTGAACGAATCCCACACCTTGTTCGGCAGGTATCTCAATTCAGACGGTCCTTCCAGCGGGTGGACCATGTTCGACAACCACCCGGGAGGTCCGGGCTGCGACTGCGTCGACGTGCACGGTACGCGACACCAGATTTGGAATTTCTCGATCGGCGACGTCTGGACCATCGACCCCACTTTCGTGGCTGATTTTCGCGCCACGAACAATCGGCATACGTCGAGGTCCCGGAACAATGCGGGGGGACTGACCTGGGCGGACCTCCCCACCAATATGGCCGAGTTTGTTGACGTCGAGTTCACCGGTTTTCCCTATGTTTCAATCACCGGCTACCCCAAACTGAGCAACATTCCCGGTGGCCACAACGGGTTCACCAATTTCGATCCGGGCCTGCAGGTCGACGAGATTCGAAGCGCTTCCGCCCACTTCACCAAGATTTCGGGGAACCACAGTTTCAGGTTCGGAGCCGATTGGCGGGGCTATGTCTACAACTCCGTTCGAAGCGATCAAGCCCGAACTTTCTTCACCGGTCAATTTACCAGTGGTCCCTTCGACAACTCGCCGCCCCCGCCGCGGGGCCACGGTCTGGCAGACTTTCTGTTGGGCCTCCACTCCTCCACCAACCGGAACGTACGCGCGGATTATGCGAATTATTCCACCTATACCGGAATCTATCTCCAGGACGACTGGAAGGTCACGCCCCGACTCACCTTGAACCTCGGCCTCCGGTGGGAGCGCGAAGGTCCCCCCACCGAGATGCATGACCAGGCTCTCGCGCGATGGGCGGCCGACGTGGAGAATCCGATCTCGGCAGCGGTCCAGGCAAATTATGCCAAGAATCCGATTCAGGAAATCCCAGTGGATCAGTTTCGTCTGATGGGAGGCGTGATCTTCGCCGGAGTCGATGGAGAACCGCGCACCGTCTACGATTCCGACAACAACAACTTTTCTCCGCGGACCGGCGCGGCCTACCGCTTGAATGACCACACGGTCCTGAAAGGCGGCTACTCCCGTACGTTCATTCCCCTGAACCAGCGTCACTTCGCGGCCCGTTTTCCCATTGCCGGATTCGACACCAGCACATTCGCCTTTTCCAGCACCGATGCCGGCTTGACCTTTACCGGCACTCTGGACGATCTCTTCCCCAATGGCTTGAACCAACCCAGGGGGTCCAGCGATGGACTTAAAACCAATCTGGGCCAGCTCATCTGGATGAACCACGGTCTCGATCGGAGTACCACAAATCCCTATGCCCACCAGTTTCAGTTGGGCATCCAGCGCAGATTGTCGCCCAATGCCACCCTGGAGGTGCGCTATGTGGGGAATCGAACCAGGGACTTCGGCATTGCCAACAACGACCATAACCGGCTGCCGGGGCAATACTTGACCCGGTCGATCGAGCGGGATCAGACCCATATCGACTACATGACGGAGCGGGTCCCGAATCCGTTCCAGGGTGTCGAAGGTGTGGGTGGCTCTCTGGGAGTGTCGTCGACCATCCAACGGCAGTCTCTGCTGCGTCCCTATCCCCATATCACCGGGCTTCGCTCCTGGGCCGACAAGGTGGGCTCGACTGACTACAACGCTATGCAGGTCGAATTCCGGGCCCAGGACCTTGGGGGCTGGGACATCCAGAGCAGCTACACCTGGGGCAAGACCATGGAGGAGCTGCAATACCTCAATGGATTCGGTATTGACCCGGGGCCGGAAAGGGCGATCGGCATCAACGACCGTCCCCACGTCCTTCGCTTTGCGGGCACCTTCACCTTCCCCTTCGGCAAGGGCCAGCGCTTTGGACCAAACTCGGGCGTTGCCGGTTACCTGATCAGCGGGTGGAGTGCGACCTTCATTGGGTTCGCGCAGAGTGGAATCCCCATGAATTGGGGGAATATTATTTTCCGGGGCAACATCAAGAACATTCCGGTCAGCCAGCATCAAGCGACTCGAATGTTCAACCAGAATGCCGGGTTTGAGACGAGCGCGGCCAAACAGCCTGCCTACAATCTGCGCAGCTTTCCCTTTCGTCTTTCCGGGGTTCGGGATCAGGGGCCTACGGACGTCGGTTTGACTCTTATCAAGAACACTTACATCGGGGAGCGGTTTCACGCCCAGTTTCGGTTGGAAGCCTATAATCTCTTGAATTCGCACTACTTCTGGGGCGCCCACCGCAACGCGGTCAATACCAACCCCAGAAGCAGCGGGTTCGGGACGCAGGGCTTCTCCTCGGGCCCGCGAATCGTCCAGTTCGGTGTGAAGTTCATTTTCTGA
- a CDS encoding tetratricopeptide repeat protein — protein sequence MWPVIASSLLVFLILAGTGARSQQNRSGDSWTIRSQEVCGAANQTLPKWAFEQKSPEQAVRVLQDRLRSNPQDPMLNYQLGILYQAQNQFRKAIAQYWKSRHLDEDSDLYPLALASVLFHCKQAREAIQVLRAFLERHPESLPCIRLLCRIYVREGQHDQALALARKGLTLDPGDSYGHYLLGVSHKGLMQFEESQAALEQAVALAPSFAEARLELGLLYSADHKTFGLAVEHLELAISSGLVRPDVHKSLGFVLLKLGEHEKAVEQLELALQGSPDYVEPHFLLADAFRKLGMKEKAAAALKRFQSLRTAARERLAVENRGPRLYAQGVDLLSKQAAPEKAYAAFLESVEASPDMDLGFYRLAQIDTERGNRQRAADWIRQAIQVYPLDARYHFVLARLLEQTHVAGSLDAVRTAIELNPTNADYHNFLGNLLFKRDDFQGAVQAYRRAVEMDPDDPIPHLNLATTLPKIGAAHEAEREREIYFRLSGGGKPD from the coding sequence GTGTGGCCTGTTATTGCGTCCAGCCTGTTGGTCTTCCTCATTCTGGCTGGGACCGGGGCCCGGTCTCAGCAGAATCGATCCGGGGATTCCTGGACCATCCGCTCCCAAGAAGTCTGCGGCGCGGCGAACCAGACGCTCCCCAAATGGGCGTTTGAGCAGAAATCACCGGAGCAGGCTGTGCGGGTGTTGCAGGATCGTCTGCGCTCGAACCCTCAGGATCCCATGCTCAATTATCAGTTGGGAATCCTCTACCAGGCCCAAAACCAGTTCCGGAAAGCCATCGCCCAATATTGGAAGAGCAGACACCTGGATGAGGACTCGGATCTATATCCGCTCGCCCTAGCCTCGGTTTTGTTCCACTGTAAGCAAGCCAGAGAAGCCATTCAAGTGCTGCGGGCCTTTCTGGAACGGCATCCGGAGTCTCTCCCCTGTATTCGCTTACTGTGCCGGATATACGTCCGGGAGGGCCAGCATGATCAGGCGCTGGCTCTGGCTCGGAAGGGCCTCACGCTGGACCCCGGCGACAGCTACGGACATTACCTCCTGGGAGTCAGCCACAAGGGGCTGATGCAATTCGAGGAATCGCAAGCTGCATTGGAGCAGGCCGTTGCCCTGGCCCCCTCGTTCGCCGAGGCCCGCCTGGAGTTGGGTTTACTTTACAGCGCCGATCACAAGACCTTTGGCCTGGCCGTTGAGCACCTGGAGTTGGCGATCTCGTCAGGATTGGTTCGACCGGACGTTCACAAGAGCCTGGGCTTTGTACTCCTCAAACTGGGGGAGCATGAGAAAGCGGTGGAACAACTGGAGCTGGCTTTGCAAGGCAGCCCGGACTATGTGGAACCCCATTTTCTGCTGGCGGATGCATTCCGCAAATTGGGGATGAAGGAGAAAGCGGCAGCCGCTCTGAAACGATTCCAATCTCTGAGGACGGCCGCCCGGGAACGGCTGGCGGTGGAGAACAGAGGCCCAAGGCTATACGCGCAGGGAGTGGACCTCTTGTCCAAGCAGGCTGCGCCGGAGAAGGCGTATGCGGCCTTCCTCGAATCCGTTGAGGCTTCCCCCGACATGGATCTGGGTTTCTATCGATTGGCCCAAATCGATACCGAAAGGGGGAACCGCCAACGTGCGGCCGATTGGATTCGCCAGGCGATTCAGGTGTATCCGCTTGACGCGCGGTACCACTTCGTGCTGGCCAGACTCCTGGAGCAGACTCATGTGGCCGGCTCCCTCGACGCCGTCAGGACGGCCATCGAATTGAACCCGACGAATGCGGACTACCACAACTTCCTGGGCAATCTGCTCTTCAAACGGGATGACTTTCAGGGCGCCGTCCAAGCTTATCGCCGGGCCGTGGAAATGGACCCGGACGACCCCATCCCGCACTTGAATCTGGCCACGACGCTGCCCAAGATCGGGGCCGCTCATGAGGCCGAAAGAGAAAGAGAGATCTACTTCCGGCTGTCCGGCGGAGGGAAACCCGATTAG